One Labeo rohita strain BAU-BD-2019 chromosome 12, IGBB_LRoh.1.0, whole genome shotgun sequence genomic region harbors:
- the crym gene encoding ketimine reductase mu-crystallin: MTESPVLLNKHEVERLLSYDDLISRLESVMGKFSKRDSSEIIQPVRSVVPIQQHNGFLGVMPAYLAAEGILSTKVVSFYQRAEGSSLPSTQATVLLFHPEHGNVIAIMDGEAITAKRTAAVSAISAKLFSPAFSEVLCILGSGQQARSHYDVLTKLFKFKEVRVWSRRKEMAQRFVNDLQGPVTVCGSVKEAVVGADVIVTATGASQPLLFGEWVKPGAHVAAVGACRPDWREMDDVLMREAVVYVDSREGATTESGDIILSGVEVFAELGEIINGTFPAQREKTTVFKSLGMGIQDAVSAKLVLEKWKKEH, translated from the exons TCAGTTACGACGATCTGATTTCCAGACTGGAGTCTGTCATGGGAAAGTTTTCTAAACGGGACAGTTCAGAAATAATCCAGCCTGTGAGATCTGTGGTCCCTATACAACAACACAATGG GTTTTTGGGCGTAATGCCTGCATATTTGGCCGCTGAGGGCATTTTATCCACTAAGGTGGTGAGTTTCTACCAGCGTGCAGAGGGATCAAGTTTACCATCAACTCAAGCCACGGTGTTACTGTTTCATCCCGAGCATGGAAATGTGATAGCG ATCATGGATGGGGAGGCCATCACAGCCAAACGAACCGCAGCAGTATCGGCCATTTCAGCTAAA CTGTTCAGCCCAGCTTTTTCAGAGGTATTGTGCATCCTTGGTTCAGGGCAACAAGCTAGAAGCCACTATGATGTGTTAACAAAGCTTTTCAAGTTCAAAGAG GTCCGTGTGTGGAGCAGAAGGAAAGAAATGGCTCAACGGTTTGTTAATGATCTCCAAGGTCCTGTAACAGTTTGTGGTTCAGTGAAGGAGGCCGTGGTGGGAGCTGATGTAATAGTCACCGCCACAGGGGCAAGTCAGCCGTTACTCTTTGGCGAGTGGGTCAAACCAGGTGCACACGTTGCAG CGGTTGGCGCTTGTCGGCCAGACTGGAGAGAAATGGATGACGTCTTGATGAGAGAGGCTGTAGTGTACGTGGACAGCAGAGAGGGGGCGACAACAGAGTCAGGAGACATCATTCTGTCTGGA GTTGAAGTCTTCGCAGAGCTCGGAGAGATTATAAATGGAACCTTTCCTGCTCAGCGTGAGAAGACTACAGTATTCAAGTCACTGG gaATGGGGATTCAGGATGCTGTCTCAGCCAAACTTGTGCTGGAGAAGTGGAAGAAGGAACACTGA